The genome window aatataatttatatcccctaaaccactcagaaacctttttgcattttcagaaAATACATTGTCTAATAAGCcattttcaggttttactatccttgtggggacatttggtccccacaatgtagtataaacacacacaaatgattgaTGTATCCTATGATTCAGTCACAGTAAGCTAAGAATCTCCACagctattaaattattttttaaacccaACTAAATTACAATAGACGTGCCAGTGAACAGGTTGCCATTTAGGACAAATACCAACAAAGCACACTCCTCTAGAAACAATTCCTTTTACAATTAAATAACaggatattattatattaatacaaccttctttattgatttatttactttcaTATTCTTAAAGAGGAGGTTAGAGTCATATATGCAGGTCCTAATTATGTTTATTATGATTACTGATCATGATTATTATTCTATGTATCATAATTATAAGTCTCCTCTCCTTATTCACTGCTGTGTGTTTTCTAGTACAGTGAGCAGTGTGAGTTATGCCTGATCTATGAGAAATAATTATATGCATgttgatttaacattttaaatactaATCAGGCTTTTTGAGGTCAAAGCACAACACGCTTCAAAAGTCAGTACTAAGAAGGCTAATGAAGACATTAAGTTAATTTGAGTTTAACACATGAGTAATAATCTCTTTCAGACAAGATTTACTTAGCATTTCATACATATGCTTGGCTACATACAGGGTATACAAAAAGACAAACGGAGCACCATTACCAAATTTTTTGCCTCAATAGATAGGTGGTTGACAATCATTACTGGTACTAAAAGAAATGTATATGGTAAAAAGAaagcatatataaagaaaaagataCAGTACATATAAAATTCTACTttgacacaaattaatatttgttaTAATGTCTAAACTAAAACTTATGGCACATTTTCCCCAATATATGTAAATGACtcaatatatataaaagagtTAAACTTAGTATTTGATATTCAGATGTGTACACAAtaataaaaactgatttttgtTGGCATCGACATGCAAACAAAATATACGTATAGGCAACGAATACATCCAATATGCAATCTTTCTGatataataattttatgattGGCTAAGCCACTGCTTTTAGCACAGAAGGCATTTCATTTGCTACTCTTGAGATTGtaataaaaaaacagtaatgAAACAGCATGAAATGTAATGTGCAGCATATATGCACATAAGTGCTTTTGCATTGAGTACTGTAAAAACATGCAAGTACGTGTGCAAATTTGGGTAAGGTATAAGATGTGTATAAATTGTGGCGTGGCTTCATGTCCTCTGTGACCTGCAAACATCTGTATTCTTTAATCGCTTCCACCGCAGAGCTTCAGCAGTAGTTTCTTGTAATCTCCTGAGGTGTCTCCCTACAAATACAGATTCATTCAATTTATCACAGTTACTATTACAATACAGATTTTGTCCAGTAAGATCCAAAAGTCAGAGACCACTagtaaaaatgcttctatttaacataaaaaaaaatgtaatttattaattatttcttcttatttttaaataataactttTCTTTGTTATTCAGAGTTGTAAAACACTGTGTTATCCCTaaaatttaaaagaagtctcagacttttggaatcCACAGTACATATTATGAATAATGAAAGTTTTTGAAACTGTGCTGTTTAGTTTGCGGGGTTATCACACAGGTACTCACAGATATATCGGTGTATAGAGATTTCCCGTAATTTTTAATATACTCCTGACGGATATCCAGCATGTCCACCTCAGAGCGGGTCACCATGATGCGGATCAGAGTGCGATCCTTGGTTCCTGCTCCCTGTATATTTTCAAAGacaacagcctcagtcactttcTTATTCTTTAAGCCTGTTATGATTTGAACTAAGGTATTTCATCCAATACTCAATAGGATCCCAACCTTTTTTATCAGTCAAACCCCTATGATTTCAATAATTTACTACAAGTACCCTTATACAGTGATTCTCAAACGTTTTGGGTCAAGTAACATTCTTTCATCAAATTAAAATCTCCAAgtcacctaaaatgaaaatgcagtcataatttgctcaccctaatgttgtttcaaaacagtatgactttctttgtttacGCGGGACTCAAAAGTTAATATTTTGATGAATATCACATCCAGTCTTTATATTACAAAGGCAGTGGATAATACTTCATATTAAAAGCTTCAAAATGGCCCAAAAGCATCACACAAGTAGTCCAAGCGACAcatgcgtcatattccaagttttctgaaggtATACAAAATGTTTATCAACAATGCATGCATTCACACGAGAACTTGTGCAGATTTCAATGCACGAGCTTTACTCATAGTGCTCATTAACTGAAAAATGACCTTCAGTTTAATTGTAGGTATCTTATgcttttcagaagacttggaatgacAAAAACTCTATTCTAGAACAAAATGACTTGAAAAAAATACTTCTAAACCACACCTGTGTTGTAAAGAATCATGATTAGTCATTGAGAGTCACTGTCACTGAAGTCAATATAGCTCATCCATGCAAAGGAGGATTTATCTCACCTTCATGGCCTTGTTGAGTCTCTCAGCGAAGTAGGCAGatgtgtttttaatgcatttcaCTGTGTAGAGAAAAACATGTTGAGACTCATAATGCACAAATACCCTGCAGCTAATAAGCTGTGTAGAACAGAACAAGTAAGACAGATCTTGAAATGCAAATGAGAAAATAAACCCATGTAGTAGCATTCGTTTGGAGGAAAACATTGTTTACAAAAGAAAAACCTGATTGATCACCACATCATACTGAAACAACACACTAAACAAATTGAAAGAAAATCATGCACTATGACACAGCAAGCAGGTAAAACATGTCATCTACTGTATGACACATGGAACTTGttgtaataaaaacatattacCATACTACAAATATTTACCCTATAACAGCATTACCCTTAAAGCAGCTAGCAGGATGAAGAGCAAATTAAGAAATGCAATTATAAAGTGATAAAGGCGATAATATCACAAACAATTACAGAGGATGGATCAGTGAGCTCACCGACAGCCAGCATGCCACTCTCGAGGTCTCCAGACATTTCCCTGTCAATACTCTTCTCAATGTCTCTGCCACACATGTGCTGGTACTCATGAAAcactgaaataaacaaacaaaaatagtctTAATACACTTGCTATTTCAGCAAAGCACTGTAAGCACAAACAAAGGCACACAATAGTGTGAAAGCACACTACTGACATTTaaagcaataaatgttttttaattagaaATGTTCCTTATGAGACAGTAGCTATTTTGAGTTCAGAATGCAATACTAGCTTACTATTTACTGAATAAAGATCTGTTTACACTGTATACCGCCTactattctttaaaaacaataagTGGAACAGCAGGCATTACTCCATGATAAATATCTCCAACAGTTTTATGCTATAATGCTGACATATGATCTCATCACATTCCATGCgagtttaatgtaaaaatgactttttggAAGTCAGATAAAACAAAggatataaatgttaaaaatcacGGCTGTAATTTTTCCTgttcatcacactggaaatggaacgTTAGGTCGAGCGCACTGCATTGTGTGCTCTTTCGTACAATGAACATTTTGGCACAAATAGGAGGTCATCTGTGTATTCattgcatacagaaaatgtgcatactgcgCACAGTATAAATAACACAAACCTCATGAATAGTAAAAATAGTATAATAGTATGCTATTCGCAACATAGCCTTAATCTTAATTTGCAGTTTGACATAAATATTCTTTCATCTACTAACTACACAAACTCATTGGGGGAGTTTCTCCATCTCAAAAGTTGAATTTGTTCCACAAATTGTTTATGTACACTCACAACAAAATCTAACACACAAAATGTCTCAACAAAAAAACCAGAGGACCTATATGGTTCTTTAATGACCTTGTCCTATGGAAAAACAAGACAGTCAGTGTGTTGATTTAGAGGTGGGTTACATTAAAGTAGTTCCACTGGAAACCAGCTTCAATCATGAGTCATCGCTTTCCATTCCATTACAGTTGCTTGACAGCAAGGCCCAAacccttttaaagggatagttcacccaaaaatgaaaattctctcattatttactcatcctcaagcatcccagatgtgaccatatttcttctgctgaacacaaagtaagatttaaaaaaaaaaaaaatctcagctctgtaggtccatacatggtgaatggtggccagaactctgaagcaccaaaaagcaaataaaggcagcataaaagtatccatatgactccaatagTTTAATCAAAGTCTTCAGAAACattatgataagtgtgtgtgtgagaaaaagatcaatatttatgtcctttataAATCTCAATTTCTCTttcactcttctctttctcttttttcttcttttgtttttttgtgattcgCAATCTTCATGCATATTGACACCTACTGGACGGGGCTagtcaaagtggagatttacagtaaaaaaggacttaaaaatgtatccgtttctcacccttacctatcatatagtttctgGAGACTTGGAGTAAACTACTGGAGTCAGATGGatactttaatgctgcttttagACTCTGGATACTCATTAAATAAACTTGACCAGAGACAGTACATGTGGAGGCGACAGAATACTTGTTGAgcaatgaatgggagaaaatgcAACACTCAATATGGCAGCTGTAAGAATGAAAGGTCCACCTCTGTTAAATGAGCCAATCgcctttttgtcacttttttaaataagtttaagtcgctttggataaaagtgtctgctaaatgactaaatgtagatgtaaaatagtttttagcctgatttgagctaaagaagcaaaACATATGATACCATTGCCTGATTTGACATATATTAGGTAAACGTAatcttgaaaataataataataataaatcaaagtaAAATTTAATGTAGATAAGAGCTGTACTTGTTGCCAAGATGTCCACAGAGTGAATTGACAAAGGGACTTTGACAAAAGATACTCCTAACAAACAAGCAAAGGACCATGAAATACCTGCTCTGAGGTGAGCTTTGCTCCGAGCACACAGGATGGCATTGAACTTAGACTCATCTGTGCCAACTTTATTTTCGCCTGCTTGATACAGAGCCTGCAACAACAGACAAACAAAGCACAGTTAGGACTCTTCAAAGCATGATATACAtataggggagaccagggctatTTGTCACTTTTTAACTTCAGTGAATATTTCACAGGGTAGGTTCAATTTTGAAAatcaatttaataatataataaatgtaccTTTGTTATATAATTGAACTTTGTCTGAATGTATGCTAGTGAGGTttaattgtgttcacttgtttactcaATAGATATTGCAAAGATACAATTATATAGAATTTGTAGTTTTAGAACAGaattcacaaaaacatttcttaCATAAGAGTGTTTAGAACTAAGTTTTGAAAAGCTGAAAGaaaaaccactgctagagaaaacacacatttgtataATTGGACTTGACTCAAAACTATGATATCATAGCCCtggtgacaactagccccattatctcctataaaaaaaaaaagaattaaataattACCTGAGCATCCTGTTTGGCTACTGATATGTCCACATTCAAACTCTCATCACGATTACCCTTTGAAATGATAACAGAAAGAAATACTGGCGTGACTTTCGCATTTCTAACATTGACGTTACAATTTATTTTTggcacaaaaaaaattacaacacaGCATCTTTGTACCTGAGCAAGAGAGACCAGCAGTCTACGGAAGTGTCCAGATGTGTCTCCACTGATAGCGTCCTCTAGTGATTTCTTATTCTCTAAAAGAGGAATACAAAGCATTACTGATCACGACTGACTGCACTTAAAAATAAAACGTACATGACATGCACCAGATGTCTGATTGGGGAGCAATTAAATGGGTAATTTTTAAGGGAAAGCATAAAGCGATATGAGTTAAGTACACACCCGCTTTGAAGATTTGATTGATTTCTCGTATCTCTGCATTAGATCGAGAAGACAATATTTCAACCAGACAGGCCTCATCTGTCCCTGCTCCCTGTGTAGTCAAATAATCAGTAGATTACACTTGTGttagatgcattttaaaatatctacTATCTGTGCACCTCCAAGGAATAgttcatttcaaaaataaaaaatctgtcattattcactcaccttcatgtcactCCAAATCCGTCTGCTGTTAGACGGGCTGGTCTTTACGCATCTTATTTCCATACTAGTTCATTGTGTTCAATTGACCATACTGTTACTTTGTTACATAAATAGACCGAAATGtcatatatttttcatttatcataATCTTTCCCTCCACCAAAACTCTGAAATCTCGAAAAAGTTcacattcatataaaaaaatgtcatgatgACAAAACATGCCAGGTTTAACGTCATTGACACCAATTTCAAATAACTGTCTATTTCTAACACAACGCTatagtatggcttcagaagacttggaatatatcacgcaagtcaaatggactacttttacggGGTATTTTTGGTGAGTaaaagtgaactattccttttaggcAAAGGGGGCTTAAGTTATATGCATCATTAAGCTTGCACTATTTGCATTCATGCACTTTCTAATTAttagtatatatttaaaatgtttatttttttaacagtatGCTTTCTCTGATGTTACATATTGTATCAGTTTTCCATGTAAGAGTGCTAAAATGCACAATGTATGATTGAATAATCTTTCATTCTATTATCAATAATGTTAATGAAGTCCATTGACAAACCTTGATGGCCTCTTTGAGCTCATATGCATCAAACTGAGCTGGAGTCTTCAACATGGCCAGTACCAGTTTCTCAAAGTTCCCTGAAAGCTCAGACTTCAAGTCCTTAACCAAGTCCTGTGAACATGGAGTAGCATGAGAATCATCAGTACAGTGCTTTCTTTAAGTTTTTATGAAGTACACACCCTCTATTCCCAAATATGAAGGCAAATAAACCACAGTGAGATGACTTAAAGGAAAAGTGTGTAaatttttggatgttaaaatgctTTGTACCCTCACAATTAATGTTCAGAGACacctataagtaaaccatttgtagagAGATTTctaatcaaaacattgctctgtttgtttgagctttGAGCCAGCCTAACAGCACTATTTGCTCAACCGATGACGTGACTTTGGGGCGGGATTGTTTGTTTAAGCAACGGCGGACAGTGGGAGTGTCTGAGACACCTTACAATTCCGTTTAGTGCTGctagtgtcacagaaacacactttacctttaagaaTATGGGCTGCGGTGTGAATCCCACATAAGGTTAGCAGGCTTTACTGCCCTTGTGCCCAAAAACTAAGCTCCCAATCTTAGGGTACAATCTAACTAAAGAGCTACAATGCTTTCCATTACCTTTCCATAGGCAGTCTTGTATGATACCAAGAGTGGTACACGCTGCTTATTGGAGCGAGTTCCCAGCAAATTAATAATGGCTTGTTCATCAGTGCCTGTtgaaacatgtgcatgtaaattaGGAGCTTGAATAAAAGCATATAAAGTAAACAAATGAGTCATTTTTTGGGAAAGCTCATATTGTGTTACATGTAAGATTGCAAGACCTCTCAATATTTGAACAACAGTGACCTGTACCACAAAGGGGTCAAACTTATTGAGATTAATAAAAGATACatcaaaataaataagaacaaaaaCACCTTTTACCcccagggtgaataaatgaggcTAAGAAATGGAAAAAGCGGAaaattcaaggaatagttcactcgcAAATAgaacttctgtcattatttacttaccctcatgtcgttccaaacccatattaattctacagaacacaaaaggatacatTATATAGAATGCTGTAATCGCTGATTTCCTTGCAATAACAGCTGATGGTGACTCACTTTAACCACTTGTGTACACATGcttggacattgtattttggcttcactatttgcaacacataatttaatttcatttaaacctgaTCTCAGTTTAGGAGACACTGTGCCATCAATAAAGTCTTAAACTTTCGACACATGGattcatgtgaccaaacaacatgagtatgtctttgggagaaaagttaacaaaactacatctggtaagagaCCTAATtaggtttttacattgaaacctgtttgagtcaaaagattagactCTCTAGTTTCAACCGGTATGCCATATAAacaatttgagcgatttatcgtgAAATTGCACATAGCTAAACACAATGCctactaatgtgtactttagcacaTTATTTCCTTAGACCAGTGGAGACAGATAGCACACTGGAAGgacccgtttccacctggtatggAAACTGCATTCACGAAACTGAATGCGtttcgggtgatccaatcacacatggtcaggtgagacacatcgccgtttacacctggtcacttaaatgcatcacctgtcacttgtgttcggatttggaggggagggtctctgtttcatgatgacatacatcaatcactatgtcagtgtatgatattaaagcacaacaatgtcagaaaagacaaagaaattgCAAAAAACGGCATGCTGTTTCTCCCAAATGCAGTTGCAATTTAATCTAAGCATAAacacaacatgtcaagcagaaatATCTGTTATTTTAGTAGACCACCAGTaataaaggagcttcaggtgtttgtgtttgtcatctgtgttgatatcagacacattcAAGAAGATAAGTGAAGTTCTAGTGATTGCGTATGTATTggcttttttaaattttctgatcggattatgtggcagcgggggcgtggtcaagcgcacGTCCgagggagaaagcggtaagggcgcttgcacctgagcccccgctgccacagatagttatttcagttttaaagcCACTCCTAAACGGCAacatttaaactcttgttttagaggttgattgacaggtgagggatgGCGCTTCACTTCTGCCTGGACACAAACAGGTCAGATTGgagtttacacctcaaatgcaatgtgaACATATGGGTTTTTTAACCACATTCTGATGTGGTttctgtgatccgatcacaaaacgttttagaccccgtttagacctgtatttagggctgaacATGTGATCGGGTCACTCGAAACAAATCTTAATATCAGGTGGAAACAAGGGTTGAGGTTAAGTCAATCACTAAATAGTAAGCAAGGAAGCATTGTATAGCATTGCTATGAGTATGAGGCCAAGTGCATTTAATC of Xyrauchen texanus isolate HMW12.3.18 chromosome 20, RBS_HiC_50CHRs, whole genome shotgun sequence contains these proteins:
- the LOC127661014 gene encoding annexin A11-like, with the protein product MSYPGYPPQSGYPAQAGGYPPQPGMYPPAAGGYSPQPGMYPPQAGGYPPQPGAYPPQPGPYPGQPGGYPTVPTGGWGGAPGASGMPGIGLNNMQNPGFNAGNLPGMANQFSASSGFTPNPSMFSQAPSGYPAPQPGGPPAPSPNQPYGLYPQPGGGMPQGPGMGYPGGPAQGQQMPGYPNAPSPNPSMPSYPKAPSPNPNMPGYGGGAPAVPAVNRGFRGTIQDFPGADPLRDAEVLRKAMKGFGTDEQAIINLLGTRSNKQRVPLLVSYKTAYGKDLVKDLKSELSGNFEKLVLAMLKTPAQFDAYELKEAIKGAGTDEACLVEILSSRSNAEIREINQIFKAENKKSLEDAISGDTSGHFRRLLVSLAQGNRDESLNVDISVAKQDAQALYQAGENKVGTDESKFNAILCARSKAHLRAVFHEYQHMCGRDIEKSIDREMSGDLESGMLAVVKCIKNTSAYFAERLNKAMKGAGTKDRTLIRIMVTRSEVDMLDIRQEYIKNYGKSLYTDISGDTSGDYKKLLLKLCGGSD